The Leptidea sinapis chromosome 27, ilLepSina1.1, whole genome shotgun sequence nucleotide sequence aactAGTCTATAATCCATCCAATTACGATAGTtagataaataattgtaatcatTGTGAATATTTCCTGATAAATTTCTACTTCCtacccacggactagtaaaaaaataaggactccgtgtcaccttacataacagtgtagcaccgaaacaagccgattaacgtgtaaatacatagccccacgcacacacttacgctactacaggccgataggcggccattatgagaattgtcatcgtctgtgacagatcagtttgcgtctcaatgaaatattttaaatatttttacagccgtgtgttgtgaaaaagtgtaaaaacgatcctttataagtatttgtggccatatgtgattatttaagggagaaaaaattgtgtaactagtatccccgtaaccgcacacacactagaaTAACGGTgattcacttgctaatatcacggcgcggagtccttcttttttttactcgtccatgtTCAGGtggaatttattttaaatattatgaattgataaaatatgacaatggaaagtaatattaattgagttattgttaataaatattctctTGTTTGAACAAAAACTGTGCTTAcactattttatattaagatgccaataacacattattattttaagatgttTTATTACGTAGGTATGTAAACTGGATGTTTTCAATACTGACCATAAAGGTAGGTCCAGAGGTACTCACAATATTCTGTGATTGactatttatatgttatttaaaattaagtttaatagtAAAGTACCTAAACTGAACGCTTTATAGACACTTGCACGACGCTCTCGgttttatattcataatgttttttttttatttcgtagtgTGCTTACGATTATCTGCCGTACATCCGACATCGCCTTGATTAGCCTCTGTTCAGTTAGCATCAGGTTAAACAAATATaagtgtataatttttttttttaattaattaattttattacggtCCGGTAAATGACACAACCAAAAGATAGAGTATTTAGATATGATATGTTTTTTgcttatctatacatatatattataaaaacgtagTAAAGTATAAACtgtgttttgaatattttttgagGAAAAGAAAAAAGGAGTTCACCCTTAGCATAAAACTGTTCATACCCATACTtgatatgatcagcgctggtcttccggagaaCCCCAGGTGGTCTAGCGGCTTTTAAAAGAATAGACCCATAGAAAAAGAATATAAGAATAAACCCGACATACTAGTGTATAGatcttttgtctttttaatgcAAACTTTGtatgaatattaacaaaagtCGCAGGCATCAGTTAGTTTTTCAGTATGAGCGTCATGCAATTGTGAATGAATATTTGTAATTCATGTGCCAATTATATAATGAGTCAATGATGTAGCTTTAAATGTCTACTGTAATAAGTGgctaaataaacaattttatattattttattgtaaacttATTGTGTTTTAATTGGAATTCAAattcggtatttatttttattaaaattcttcttgAATTATCTGAATGTTATTTAGCATAACCGATGAAACAGAATTGCCGTTGCAGTAAAACGGTATAGAAAACCTGGCTGATCTGTGTGTATGTATAATCCTGCTTCCGAGAAGTAGGGCGTACAGGTAAATAATTCCAGATCACTTGGTAACGCCGTATTTGTTGGCTGTTGCCAAATTATCcgaacaattaatattattagtacatCCATAAATACATAGAAAATATCCGCACCCCTTGGACTACAAGCTATGATCAGTCACAGAAGACATGGCCTTGAAGCAGGCGATATTTCGACATCGTATCGCTTAAGAAATTTGTATTCTACCCAGCACTAACTAAATTAGATTTGTGACCGGACATAAAAAGCTCGCATTAAATTGCCAAAAATAGTCATTTTgaaaagaattcttttaaatttattgttgtgactttaataaataaatgcatatcAGTTTAAGAgtttatgagaaagctcatggtcgctcagagggcaatggaattTCCCTGCTGCCAGAAATCGGATCAAAAATGAGGAgttccgtaggagaaccaaagttaccgtccaaatgattgcgaaactgaagtggcagtgggcagggcacatagttcgacggacagatggccgttggggcagtaaagtcctcgaatggcgaccacgtaccggaagacgcagtgtaggtaggccccccacaaaatggaccgacgatctggtcaagatcgccggaatacgttggatgagggcagcgcaggatcgatcgtcgtggaaatctttgggggaggcctttgtccagcagtggacgtcaccCGGCTTATGATTGTGTGATGATGAAGTTTAAAAGGAATTTATGACCACACTAGGAATGAAATGTTAATTGGTATAGTTGCAAGTTCTGCTAAAGTTTTCGCAGTTAGACATAAAGTAAATAACATcataaattaatactaaatcactacttattGGCTGGTTTTCATTCGGATATGCTCTACCTTTAACAGAAACTTTACAGTTGCTGGTTATTAAAGTTGTTGAAGAAACCGATTTAGAACGCTTCTGTTTGTCATTTGTTAGAATACTATTATCTTAGGTGGTCAATCTTAGGAAAATATCGTAACTCTATATTTGttcaataataatacttataaaaccTTAATAATCTACTGTTTGGTCGGTTTGCTCGTCTCGTATTGATTCTTGCAAAATACACCGTCGTAATGGTCTATTAAACAATGCTCCAaaggaataataaatatatctttttttatttcaacacCCAAATTTAATTTGGCCACTCATTCCGATATATAGTTTTCAGAAAGCTCCTTACGaacctacatattatatttactgcaAATACAGAATTAAAAGTTGATACTAAAATGTTAGTAGGTATTCGCAAGCAGAGCttctttttttacgaaaataagggcgacaggagcagtacgttcagctgttgttaattgatacgccctacccattacatcGCAgtaccgttcaggattcttgagaaacccaaaaattctgagcggcactacaattgcgctcgtcaccttgacacataagatgttaaggcccagtaatttcagaccgaaacacagaaatgtttacacattactgcttcatgacagaaataGGATACATTAATAGTAATATTCATGATTCAGGCTAGCGTATCGAGTTCATTACAATatgtaacaaatattcttataaatatataaatattaatatctttattgcaggcataaaatcccatacacaatattgagtcgtacaaataaaatagtatacaaatacaattatatatttttttttacatttatttaactcagggccgatttttcaatcctcagATAAATCACCAGATAACTATcgagagaataaaattaacttactgtttatctaacgattaaaagttttgaatttttcaatcgcTTTTTATCCAAAGAATAGTTGTCTGTGGTATTGTCGAAGCAACTTCACACTTCATACGTGCAAGCGAGATggacatttatattatttaacgcaTAAGACAGAGAAATGTCAAAGGTTGCTTGTTTGACATTAGACATTGATcacaacaattaataacaacaaaCCTTTTATTCATTCGTTTATTTGTtcagtttatttcaatttaaaattgttttcgtGGTCCTTACTTCTTGAGGAAATGGATTTCTTCTTCAATCGCGAAGTCGTCAATTGTctcaaaaatatacattataatattataatttctactatattagatagttataacataaattacgcGTGTTGTCGTCAAATAATGATAGTTATTAGAACATAGAATTAAGAATAGATAATACACTTATtagttatatacaaatatagcctaaaaaacttataaacacGTCCTAAGTATCCCACCGATAGCTCTTAACCGGCTCCCAAAGGGGCCGATAAATATAATCACCCGATATAGTCTTAATTCGTTCGATAACTTCTATCTGCCTGTTGCAAAATTCGAAATTGCGCTATCCGTCGAATTTCTCTTATCTAGTTGTATAActgaggattgaaaaatcggccctCAGTCAGATAAAAGCATAAAGAAAACAGCTTTGTGTCCAAAGCTATTTTCTATTTACTTCCCGGTGTGTCGAGAGCCAATGGGCTATCATTGGACTACGCAGGTCCTGGCCCACCACCTGGAGGATGCTGTTACCAGAGCTACGCAATCTTTCCCAGAAGGAAGATATACGAGCTCTGATGTAAGCAAAGAAATCGGAAATTCCCGCCTCGGCGATGATCGACGCGCTGCAGTACCGCGGTAACTTCATAAGAATGTGATATGCATCATTATAGTTCACCCTTACGGTGCTGAAGGACGCCCTCTTGTATCGGTACCATAACTGGCAGGTATAGAAATACTAGCAGTATGCCCTGAAGAGGATGCCCTTCACTTTATCACTGCATTTAGCAAATCTGCGCGCGAGCATGTTGCACCGAACCGACAATGCCCGCCTTTCCCGCTCAATGTCGAGATCGTCCTTGCGATCGTCAGTGACAATGTGTCCAAGGTATTTGAACTGCTCAACAACTCGAACCTATGTTCCATTCAAATACACTTCGGGAACTTTCTCTGGACCCTTTCCCGCTTTGAAAACAAGCATTTTAGTCTTCGTGACATTGTTCTTCAGTCCGTGAGAGTTGGCATAACTCTCACAGACTGACAATAATTTTCTGAGACCTTTGATCGACGGGCTAAGGAACACCATATCGTCAGCATAGCTCAGGTTGTTAAAGCAAACACCATCGATATGGCAGCCGACTCCAGTGCTCCTCAGCCCGCCTATCAGGTCGTTAACGTACACGTTAAAAAGGTCCGGAGAGGTTAGTCCACCCTGACGAACCCCGCCTTCTGACCTATAGGCATCAGAGGTCGTGTCGCCCCACCTCACATGAATCGTTTGTACCCCGTATCAGTATCTCAACACCTCTATCACTGATTCAGGGACACCTGAGGCGCGCAATTTGCTCCAGCGGATTTCATAATTCACTGGATCAAATTCGCGGCATGGATCCAGAAAGCAGGCATAAACAGATGTGTTACAGCTCACATCATCCTacatactaagctagaggtcccgggttcgaatcctgtaggtgcaagcatttatatgatgaatatggatgtttgtttccgagtcatggatgtttaaatgtatgtatgtatatttatatatatgtttatatgaatttatgtatgtttaagtaagtatattgtattaaatatatcattgtcttgtaacccataacacaggctatatatgcttaacttggggcaagataatttgtgtgaaaagtgtgtcaatattatattatattattatatcatagtCAACTTAATGTAGTAGCACATTAGGATATACAAATAGTGTTTGACAGACACCACTGAACACTAGGGTTGCCATCTTTTTCTTCAAAAAgcagcctagcaaaactctctaagaaaaaagtaatcgtatgaaatgtgcagtcattgacagattgacagatgacggatgtaatcttgtaaaaaacggagatgcGAGATGCGAAACTTATAGGCAAGCGCGCCATGAAATAAGTGCCTATTGGGAAAGTATTTATTTGTCTTATGTAAATGAGTGTgatgttatattaaaaagattatTTAAGCGTACTCTATTAGTCTTATAGATTATAGAGTACACATACCTGCTCTCTAAAACCAGCTGATCCACAaatgatcaacgaccgacaggcaggttttcgccatggtcggcATAGAAATGctctacattctagcgctctacaaagtggaggtccggccacatatagagtattgctgtcatctccggTTTGACACAtgccagtatcagctcgaaccatttgtcTGCGTGCAACGCACAGCTGCTCGAATTGTAGCGGACCCAGtcttctgtgaacggctagatatcttggcgttgcttagagacgtcgcttcattttgtgtcttctaccgcatttatcacggggatccTACCGAAGAGTTGTTTGAAGTGATTCCTGTCGCCAAATTCCAcattcgcatgacacgccacaaattaggataccatctggatgtgtggcgtttctacacagtacggttttcaagaaactgtcTTCCACtgacaaccaaactatggaataagATTTCTTGTGTTGTGTTTGATGACGATATGACATTTACCCATCAATAAAGCGTGTGCACCAttcttaagggccggcaacgttcctgtgttTCGATGTTTAGATTTCGGTTGACATCCCTACAGAGGATGAATAACAAGCTACTGTTATACCTCTTAGTAATAttgtacattatttattttacgcaGCCAATGAATAAAGCCACAAATtacatatatttcaattttaaagtagtaaaactaatTTGATTTATTGCTTATTACAAAGTATTATGTTCTTTGAATACGAATATTTAGGTAGATTTAcgttttttatacttatattcATCAGTTTTCCATATACCAGTATtctatttacatataaaaaaaatctgcatttgaatattgttattagttgattttaatatattcCGAGAAATACAAATCATGATTCATTAGTTTTATCGGTAAGTTATAGATAAAATAGATTTCAAACGGAATCGTTGTCGCTTTATCAGCCCCTTCacgatattttatttacaaaccaAGACCTCATATCTTTCAGAGCCCTCTAGACTGTGTGATAGAGTCGCCATGTATGTAGTTATCTTGCTAACCGCtttgtaaaattatgtttaacTGATTCATTCGTGTGGAACATGTTAGGTTTACATATCGGTAAATGTAATGAGGGAGGGCGGGAAGTGGCGTGAACAGTTTCAAGGTCACAGCAGCCTCCAGTAAAGCAGCCGCCAGCCGGCGCAGATCACAGACGGTCAGCCATCGCTTCACTCAGCCGCTATCGACAGAACAAACCACACGGCTGCTCCTCACTTATAAACAATGCATTCCACGATGATCGACACCTAACACCTgtcgatatttttatataaaacaacttTGCGGAAGCTTCAGTGAGCACAATGCGGTTCTTCATACTGTTCTATGTGTTATTTAACTCGACATTCGGAGATATCAGTGAAACAAATGTTTTTGATGCGATGGTTTTTCGCAAGTGTTGTTCAAGAAATCAAAGTATTATAAAAGTGACGGAATATGACCTATCACTTGTCGAACGATATGAGTGTGTTGATCGTGATTATTTATTTGAGAGTTATAATATATCTGTGACATCATTGTTGGTAGACAAACGAGTAGAAGTACAGCACGGCCTGCCGGCAGATTGTGATGATTTACAAATGGTGCAAATAAATGGACCAGATGCTGAGCTTTTTCTGTGGGAAAATGAATGTTATGACAGGCTcgtaactgaaataaataatggctctttaaaacataacattccAAAAACTATAGCTTTAAGTTGTAATAAAACAAGAGATAAAACAAACGAAACCAAGTCCTCTTTTAAAATTGAACAAGTAAGAAAATGTTGTCCAAAAGGACAAGAGTTCGATACAGATCATCATGTTTGCAGAAATAGTGTAGAAGAAGTTGATGAAGAAACATTTTTAaggaaatttaatattagtggACCTTACATTTATGAAACTGAATACACTCTTCGATGTAAATTTGATGAATACGTTGTTGAATTGACTGAAGACATATTTTCGTTGCAAGTTAGCAACAGTGATCTAATAACTATGAACAGATACAATGGAAACGTCAAGACACTAATACAAGGAGAGTGGTGCGTGGACCAACAGTATGATGGTACACAATTATTGGCTCAAGTTTGTACACGTAACTGTGATGATTTTGGTGCGTTTTGTGTACGGAAGTGTTGTCCTCCTGGTCACCATTTTAAATTAAGGAGGTGTGGAGGTCTATCAAGTGTTTGTGTGCGAGATGAAGACGAATTTGTCCAATTTAACATTTCCACTTATTTAGCTCCATTAGCTGACGAATTTGGTGACTTACCTGGTAAGTTGATCTTGTTATAATGTTTGTAATTTTAGggcatattttgttttgtatgagtACTGTCAGGGACAACGTAGTAGGATAATTCTTtgtacttttttaaattattttgggtAGCATCATTGACCTATATCGTGCCTATACTAGTGCTGGTTTAAGCAGGCGTGGGGCCCTTAGCCTAGGCCTCTAGATAGTTCACAGACCGAGCGAATTACAACAATGCCGCTAATTCACGCTAGTTTTAACATGGAGGAAATGGTCTTCCGGTAATATTAAGATACACTTTTCCTCTACTATATGAGTCTCTCggattttatattttgtggcattattcataattatccaGTCAAAAAATCTTAGTTTTGTTGCTTAAGAAATAAATGGGTAAAGTGTATCCTTAAAGCCTCAAGGGCACTCCTCTATTTGGGCTGCATTCTAACGCAGCCTCTCAAGCCATATTGTCTTCAAGAAATCGGGTTGCCTCACAACTGGTTTAGTTTTCTCCACCTATATGTCGGTAATAATGTTTCAAAGGATTTTCAATCTCAGAATCAGAGGGAACTCATCTATATCTGGGGAACACCCAGGCTTCTGATCTGTACACAAACACTGGTCTGCACAAGGTCTTGAACCTTTAAACAcactaccagtgggagcctactttacacaggatgccggctagattatgggtaccacaacggcgcctatttctgctgtaaagtagtaatgtgtaaacattactgtgttttgttctgaagggcgccgtagctagtgaaattactgggcaaatgagacttaacatcttatgtctccaggtgacaagcgcaataattgtactgccgctcagaatttttggatttttcaagaatcctgagcggcactgctttatAATGGGCAGGACAAAGCAATGAACATCAGTTGaaagtcctgcttgtctcgtcccttattttcattaaaaaaaaacataacatcgATAAAGAAAGCCTTTTTGGTTTTACGGCGAGAATAAAACTGAATACCTATATTATGTGGTTTTAACTAAAGAAATAAGATTTCTAATAGGAAGAGTTCCATTAATCAGGAGTTGGAGATACTATCTTTTCAtatctgtatagccgagtggttagcgatcctacctactaagctagaggtcccgggttcgaatcccggtgcaatatttatatgatgaatatggatttttgtttccgagtcatggatgtttaaatgtatttatgtatatttatatgagtttatgtataattaagtaagtatattgtattaaatatatcgttgtcttgtaacccataacacaggctatatttgCTTAatatggggcaagataatttgtgtaaaaagtgtgtcactattattattattattatatctccaATGAAGATATATGGgttatttatattctttttgAAAGTGATGAATATTCAATGCCGGTTTCGCTTTTATTTGCGTTGATGTTGTAAGAATCTTTGGTGGTTGTCACTTACCGTACCTAGGCTCTTTTGTATCTCCTTCTTCTTCCGTAAAAactaactatatttatatataacacgATACAGTGTGAATGCTGCATTAATATATAAGTGGTATTAATTCTTTTAACACGATACGAGTAAACTTGGAAGTGTACTTTtcgctaaattaaattaaatttcttagaTGTTATGGGCATTCGGTATGCTTTACAATGTCCTGCTGGAAGATTTGCCCTGAACAAATCGCTACCTCAGGATGTGCACGAAATGACGGCGCAGGGAGCCATTAAGACGCCCCTCACAGTCACCTTTGACTACTGCGTGGAAATGTTCGATCGCCGAGATTGTCCGACTAACGATGTGTACCTAAGCGGAGTACTCTGCTTCCAGCCTAGTGAGAAAACTAAGAACTATCGGTTTTCATTTGTGGTGAGCTGCATTTAATttctaagaaaaatatattgaaaccaGCCTTTGATTCCGATATATATccagtatatatttttttgtaaatttctaCTCCTACCTATATAACTATACTATTAATATATCCATAGATCTTGGCCGCACATACTTCGAACTTACTTACTGTTTGAAGGAAGTCCATCATACAGCAGTAATAACATATTTGCTGAGAAGATATTAAATTCATTTCTTATAGCCATGTATAGTTTACTGTAATAGCTAAGGCAAAGACAGTCAAAATACCAATAACCATTGTAATTCTCGTATAACCGGGTAAATTAACAGGTCCGGTCTGTATATCccatggactagtaaaaaataaggacttcgtgtcaccttacatcACAGTGTAgcatcaaaacaagccgattaacatgtaaatacatagccccacgccacacacttacactactacaggccgataggcggccattatgatcgcgacgtctcaataaaatattttaaaaatgccgacgtgcattgtgaaaaagtgtaaaaacgatactatataagtatttgtggctatatatggtatcccccgtaaccgcacacacacaagcataacggtgcttcacttgctaatatcacggcgcggagtccttctttttttactcgtccgtgtgtaTTTCCATTATtcgtataaataaatgtattatagcAATAGTTGAGGAGCCCGCTTACAAGCagtcaaaaaaattgtttataaatttttcaaaaactttatatttattagttaattattttttattttgatttaatcatagtttaattagagcgttaaatgttataccataaatagtgtgaacctgtaattggcagtcggccatcgcataatatttttgttattagtttaatttttgtgtgctgttggttcaataaaaaaaaaaaaaaaaaaaatgataaatatataggtttactagcttttacccacgacttcgtccgcgtggacttCCATCTCTTATTCCATCTCCAAATAGACGATTGTTTGCTTCTTATCAAGTACCTAAGGCAAGGTTTCATGGTTTATCTTCGAAAATGACGACTTTCTATGAATACTTTCATTCCTGATTTCAACCTCTTCATGCCGTTTTTAACAACTTATGAAGTGCCTAAACACATGGCATAATACAAACATCTTCGAATGTcgaatttccatataaacttccatcccctttcccaagctctagtctatctatgtacttaatatcatcaaaattggaTTATTGGTGTAgtcgtgaaagcgtaacaaacaaacatacattcacatttataatattagtagggatatctTAATAGTCGCTGTTAATCTATTCCTAAGTGCACaccttatattatacaaattcaagatatatattaaagattctttgacgaagaaggcttactataagTAAGGCAgat carries:
- the LOC126972711 gene encoding probable G-protein coupled receptor Mth-like 3 isoform X2 translates to MRFFILFYVLFNSTFGDISETNVFDAMVFRKCCSRNQSIIKVTEYDLSLVERYECVDRDYLFESYNISVTSLLVDKRVEVQHGLPADCDDLQMVQINGPDAELFLWENECYDRLVTEINNGSLKHNIPKTIALSCNKTRDKTNETKSSFKIEQVRKCCPKGQEFDTDHHVCRNSVEEVDEETFLRKFNISGPYIYETEYTLRCKFDEYVVELTEDIFSLQVSNSDLITMNRYNGNVKTLIQGEWCVDQQYDGTQLLAQVCTRNCDDFGAFCVRKCCPPGHHFKLRRCGGLSSVCVRDEDEFVQFNISTYLAPLADEFGDLPDVMGIRYALQCPAGRFALNKSLPQDVHEMTAQGAIKTPLTVTFDYCVEMFDRRDCPTNDVYLSGVLCFQPSEKTKNYRFSFVIITISAVCLGLTLIIYIIFPELRNLHGRNLVCHVSMMLLAYSCLARVQHSAVLNGLLCTVLGYGIYFGFVAAFAWLNVMCFDIWWTFGSVRTVKPLRKSTSERRRFLWYSVYAWSVAVVLSGTMFLLDRYSNNLYLKANIGAGACWFGTIQNTQLDWPHYIFFVLPMGVVTCTNFILWLLTARYCAKVKSEVHRLQAGSVGDRAKKRFRIDRAKYILTGKLWVVMGAGWISELISTLVSEPLWLWNVIDLINELQGVLIFLILVMKPKVLYLIRKRLGLEKPPQNNAGSSSGRTSSTFLSRTISSDERANLRISLPQNNLK
- the LOC126972711 gene encoding probable G-protein coupled receptor Mth-like 3 isoform X1, producing MRFFILFYVLFNSTFGDISETNVFDAMVFRKCCSRNQSIIKVTEYDLSLVERYECVDRDYLFESYNISVTSLLVDKRVEVQHGLPADCDDLQMVQINGPDAELFLWENECYDRLVTEINNGSLKHNIPKTIALSCNKTRDKTNETKSSFKIEQVRKCCPKGQEFDTDHHVCRNSVEEVDEETFLRKFNISGPYIYETEYTLRCKFDEYVVELTEDIFSLQVSNSDLITMNRYNGNVKTLIQGEWCVDQQYDGTQLLAQVCTRNCDDFGAFCVRKCCPPGHHFKLRRCGGLSSVCVRDEDEFVQFNISTYLAPLADEFGDLPDVMGIRYALQCPAGRFALNKSLPQDVHEMTAQGAIKTPLTVTFDYCVEMFDRRDCPTNDVYLSGVLCFQPSEKTKNYRFSFVIITISAVCLGLTLIIYIIFPELRNLHGRNLVCHVSMMLLAYSCLARVQHSAVLNGLLCTVLGYGIYFGFVAAFAWLNVMCFDIWWTFGSVRTVKPLRKSTSERRRFLWYSVYAWSVAVVLSGTMFLLDRYSNNLYLKANIGAGACWFGTIQNTQLDWPHYIFFVLPMGVVTCTNFILWLLTARYCAKVKSEVHRLQAGSVGDRAKKRFRIDRAKYILTGKLWVVMGAGWISELISTLVSEPLWLWNVIDLINELQGVLIFLILVMKPKVLYLIRKRLGLSSSQKDPRLEKPPQNNAGSSSGRTSSTFLSRTISSDERANLRISLPQNNLK